ATGCTCTGCTAAACAACTTTATATCCACATTGTCCACGGCGAGGTTAAAGTATTTTGAGAAGTCATGTCATTCTTTTGTACCTCTGAGTTTAGGACTTATAAAACAGTATTTAAAATTAGATGAGTAACCAGTGAATGTACAAGCCTGTATGGAAACACTGGTACTATAGATTCTGGATTACTGCTCTTACTGCCttatttggcttttttgatACTCCAGTGCAGCTTTTAATTACACCTGTGCTTTTATAGCTGTGACCTTTGAATGTTTTCTGTGTGAAGAGCCTTTGTACAGATGACTTTAAGACAGAATTAAGCAACAAAAATCATTACAGAGTTTCAGCAATGCAGCAATGCATTTCTGATGGATGAGGAAATATTTTGATTGTGATTTGTTTCATTAGCTATTGAGCAACCTTTTCCCACAATATAGAGTTTAATATTTTAAGcttaactggaaaaaaagaggaaaaaaatatttcatcaaCTTGTTTGGAAAAAGTCTGATAATTCTCTCATCTTTCAATATCTCAATATAGGGTGAAAGCAGATTTGTGTGTGGCGGGTCTGGTTGCAGTGCTGAGTGGACTTTTTCAGAGGTTTGGAAAATGGCCCTTCTGACCCCTCAGGAAACTGAGCATTTTCGAAAAAAATTGGCGGTCAACGCTGCCTTGCAGACGCTTATTACCAAATCGGTAAGTATCTAATTAGAATAGTATAATGTCATGAAAATAGAAATGTATTTCTTATAAGATTTAGTTCTTATTAAATATTGTAACTCTCTTGTCTCCATGTAGTGTCCTGTATGCAGATCCACTGTGACGAGAGAGAATGGATCAGACTTGAATGTCCTCTGTGAAGTGTGCACAGCAGATAAAGGACAGCCGTTTGAATTCTGCTGGCAGTGCTTGAGGGAATGGAAGGGTCCACGGCCTCGGAAAGACCGCTGTGAAAATGATGGCTGCTGTAACCAGTCactaaaaacactaaaagaatGCCCAGATATCAGCTTTGATTCAGTGAAGGGAGTCCACGGCTGTCCCTCTGTACGTGCCTGTCCCACCTGTGGGTTACTGCTGGAGCACAGCAAGAGGCGATGTAAATCTCTTCCTTGTCCTCGATGTAAGGTGAAGTTCTGTTTTGTGTGCCTGAAGATCTTCACTGAATGCATGAAAACAAGTGACCCTTATGCAGCATGCTCCAGTGGTGTAGCTCCCAGACAGACATCGATACCTGTATGGAAgaagaaataatgaaaaaaacacaaagctccCAAGTTTCACTTTTAATCCCTTTTCTGTAAATAGTataccatgatttttttttgattttttttacatgaccTGTGTTTTTATTCACTTGTTATAATTCTCTGTTCTGTTGGAGCACTTATCAGATATAATCAATGTTGGCTTATATTGATGAGAAATTTGCTACCAAATGTGATCTTTACAGCTGTATTATGTCTGAATCATAACGACAATAAACTTGAAAAATGTTGTTCATTCATAAATTTGAAAACAAGTTAATCATACATTCATACATTCTGTGATAAACTCATTCTTTGCCTCAATATTTAGTTATTTTATATTATCCTGTCATTATCTGTTGCATCTTCAGCATCAGCATCTTTGGCATTAGCATCTTCTAAATTGTTCTAaattttatacatttaattACAGGTTGTAAAGCTAAAATACAGATTAAAATAACTGACAGATAAAAATAACTCACTTATTACAGAAGAATATTAAGAAAAgctaaaaatgaatgaaaacatagTTCACTTTGAAACACACTGAATAATTGATTggctacattttaaaataacactTTAAATACATTAATTATTGTAAAATTAGAATAGTCAAAGTTTATCTGCCTCGGACCTCTGGACCTGTTCACTTTCATCCACCAGGTGGCACTTTGTTTACTCTGTACATGAGGTCTGTGAATTAGAGGGGTGCTTCCAGTTAGACACAAATGTTTTTAACCTTCCTGTTGTGTTCGGGTCAAAGACTCCCGCCGAAATGTATCCACACTGCACCATGAAGGCTGCATGGTGTTTAAAAGCATTTGTGTCTAACTGGACGCACCCCTCAGTGCTCTAATTCATGTGCAGAGTACACAAAGCTCCACCTGGTGGCTGAAGGTGAACAGGTCCAGAGATCGGAGGCAGATAAACTTTGACTCCTAATTTTACAATAATTAATGTATTCAAAgtggttttttaaatgtagggaATGAATTATTCAGTGTGTGTCAAAGTGCACCAcgctttcattcatttttatctttctttctttatattcTTCTGTAACAAGTTAGTTATTTTTATCTGTCAGTTGTCAGACGAAGGTTTGATCCTATATTCAGACAGAAATACAGATTAATCATCCAGCGGCTTCCCCACGACAATCAGCTGGACTTCACCCATAAGATATCCTACACACACAACACGGGAGAGAGACGAACCTCACTAAATATATAAAGATGTCACAAATAATTATATCATGTTCCCCAAACACCACTGAAGATTGTTATGTTTAAGGTGCACATGACTTTGGCCACTGCTTAAAACTAAGtgtgaaaaacatttatttcatcTGCCTCATAAACCAGCAGCCCACAACAAAGGCTTTATaagacaaacaaagcaaaacatgcTCCAGGACCGTCAGGGAAGTTCCTAATTTAATTTACTTTCACTGTCactttgttaaaagaaaacactgactCCTCCCACCGATTGGTTAGCAGTTGCTCAGTTCTCCACTGCGCTCAACCTCTTCAGGCTGTATCCAGAGCGTCCGGCAGAAAGATCGACGTTGGCGGCATTCACGGGTGCAGAGGTAACGCAGCGTCGTTCAGTCAGTGATGTGAGTTACACTTGGTCGGATGTGCAATGGTGTGATTTCACTGGTAACTACTCTTATGATCGcactttttgttattgttggaAACACCGGAAAGTTCACTTTCTccgtctg
The sequence above is a segment of the Oreochromis aureus strain Israel breed Guangdong linkage group 3, ZZ_aureus, whole genome shotgun sequence genome. Coding sequences within it:
- the LOC116327729 gene encoding probable E3 ubiquitin-protein ligase ARI5, which gives rise to MFTSLGVISCYAHNRVRRFLVASRARMASSTGLLHSATPPRVPTKHEKCYDPHDPTLKFVDKEDDLDFLYEGFKSLRAQMSCGHAVTPTSLTNWCRRLLDQGESRFVCGGSGCSAEWTFSEVWKMALLTPQETEHFRKKLAVNAALQTLITKSCPVCRSTVTRENGSDLNVLCEVCTADKGQPFEFCWQCLREWKGPRPRKDRCENDGCCNQSLKTLKECPDISFDSVKGVHGCPSVRACPTCGLLLEHSKRRCKSLPCPRCKVKFCFVCLKIFTECMKTSDPYAACSSGVAPRQTSIPVWKKK